The DNA sequence ATTAAGCTATCAGCACTACTGACAGTAATATGAGTACTGTTTactgtgtgtttttttctcttctatcgaaaataatataataataatatacatTTGTGATATTCTTGTTAGCTAACTACACCTAACATTCCCTTGTAGGCTAGAGTACAGAGAGGTAATGTTTTTCTTAAGCAAGGACGCTTTGATGAGGCACACATAGATTATGAAGGAGTGGTGAGTGactatatataattatatactTGCTGTTACTTTGAGGTATAGAAATGATAGGCTTGCCATCTCTGATTGTAATAAGACAAGCTGGGATGGTCCTAAAGCTGCTGTGtaaccctttttttttttcttcagctAAGATACAGCCCAGAAAATAAAGATGCATTACAACAGGTGCGTCATTCATTCTTCACAGCATGTGTGTGTCATTAAAATCAATACGCAGTGGCTAAATGAGGGGTAGCCACTCAATGCCTTGCTTGAGCTAAACGAGCGGTAgcttttaatttgttttgaataaCGTGAGAAAATGTAACCTTGACAAACAAATGACTATCTATCTTTATTTAGATAGAGGGAACATCTATCGATGTATTGAtgtctttgaaataaaaaaaatcaccttGCCTGTGTACAGTAGAACAAGGCTACTTTTGGTGGCACAAATGAGAcacattttgatattttagTCCAAGAGTTGTTAAttatcttataaaaaaccaaAAAGGCAATCTACAAATTCTAATGTGCCTTTTTATTTACCCTCTTCGTTCTTTTTACACAGCTAAAACCTCAGCATTCCTGTAAAAACAAATTTCTCGTGAGGCCCGCTCTCACGCTCAAGGTCTTGAAAATGCTAAGGTCTTGAAAATGACCTGTAGTTTGTTATTCTCTTAAATCATCCAAGCAAATAGCACCGTGTAAATAAAAGTGAATAagcaaaaataatgttttcatTGTCTAGAAACAAGaagcaattgtttttttatttggttCTATTATTCTGACGCCTTCCGTTTTGTGTACAGCCAATTTCGAGAATTTTGTCACACTACGAACTCACGAAGTCTTGCATCCTGTGGGCTCCAGCCTCCCGCTCAAGGTCTTGCAAATTACACATTTGaaagccattttgttttcttaagaAGATTAACAGCTTTTGAACTATAATATTAAAATTTGTGTCACTGGATTACTACTCTTATTTGAATATGCATAACACATTTTTAAAGTGCCACCTACAATACATCTCGATAAATGCTTCCTCTATCTAAATGGAGATAGGTCATTTGTTTATCAAGGTAGCATTTTTTAGtgttatttaaaaaacattaaaagctGCCACTCATTTAGCTCACACAAGACCTTGAGCGGCTACCCCACATTAAGCCActgcaaaattaaaatttacgACAATTGTAAGGGCTCAAGGATATTTTAAACAATTAGCATTTGGCAGAAgtcttatttgttttcaaatactGAAATATTCTGGCGGAGTTTGCAATTGGGTTGCTTTTTTTGAGCTACCATACATACACATATgatatttactttttttctttaatggTTCTAAATTCTGAAATATAGTAGGTCACATCATTGATTTTCGTTAAGCTGTTTGATTCCACATAATGACAAAATAAGGAACAGTATGTAACTACGTCTATCCACAGTTGGGTGTAATAGAACCAATCAAAAGGACTGTAATGGAGGCCAAATATGCCATGGATAGAGGGAACTGTCACTCAGCGATAGAGCAATTAACACATGCAATTGAGGTGAGTCTTGGGCGTGGCACGAGGAATGGGACCAGGCACTCCCTTCactgaaatatttaaaaacaagTAATGGTAGCAAAATGGATTTCTTTCCCAACATGTTCAACATATATCTTACCCAGGCATGTATTTTCACTATTACACTCAAATTCATACCAAAGGACCCTTACGGCTTACTTCTTATTGCTGATTCTTCCTTGCATTAAACACCACTGTCTTGCTGTTTGTTAGGTTGCACCCTGGGACCCTGAGCTCCGTATGATGAGAGCTGATTGCTACGAGAGGCAAGGTGATCTAATCAAGGCCATCTCTGACATCAAGTGAGTATCTTGGTAACAAGGTGCTGTTCACAGCTCTAACCAAAGATCAGTCCAATGTACTTTATATCAAATGAAATGATAAAGTAATGAATGATTGAAGTCTGAAAGTGGTTTTAGCAGATCAAAACTGCTGTCaacattaataaaaaattacaGAAAGAAAACTTTGCTAACCAGTTCATTCATTGTTGCACCATTTGTTATCATTTCACACCACCAATTCATTGTTTTCAAAGATCCTTGCGTTTTTTCTTACTTCAGACCTACAACAAAGCTGATCAATGACAACACCCAGGCATTCCTAAGGATGAGCAAGCTTCACTATGAGATAGGAGAGCTTGAGGAAGCACTGAGGTATGATGGGTTCACAATCATCATAAACTTGATGGGGTAAACAAGATAAGTTCCAACACCTTTTTCAACCCTTTTCCTTTTACCATGTAGAGAGGTGAGGGAGTGTTTGAAGCTTGATCAAGATCACAAGCAATGTCATCCTTTCTATAAGGTAGGGATCCCATATTTTAAAGTTCATCTACCCTTTAAGGCATGTCACCAAGTAATGTGTTTGCTTGTTGGCTACGAAATTGAGCCAGTCAAATAGCACAAAATCAAGTAAAAAGTGTTATGGTATTAAACAATAACTCAGGCAGATTAAAACCCTTTTCCAGGCAGTGAAATCCCATGGGCATCCAACATTAGCGACAACCCCACTTTAATTATGTTTCACTATGGAATTTAGTTCTACCAGTATGCCATGATAATAAAGTTTAAGATAAGAATTTcatttttagaaaatgaaGAAATTGAACAAGCAATTATCAGCGGCCCAAGACCTGATAAACAAGGAACAGTATGTACCTCATTGCATATccatattattataaaatgaCTATGAATCCTGGGAATTCCTTGTCTTCTGTATCAGGGGAAGCTGGACCGTGATCCTGCCTACATTGCCAGTGCTCACACACTAACTCACGCATCTTGTACTGTAGTTGTAATCTGCATGAAGCCATCTGTATCAATACTGTTGTGTTAAGTCAATCACATGTGAAGTACATTTAATTATGTCTTGCAATGTTACATTATTGTACTCTACACATACTAAATATGTCATTTTCATTTCATTCGCATGAGTTTACTTCCAGTCAATtatgtaacaatctccgatgatttttaatggaaaatttgcaaaatatttcaaaataataattaagcgGTGTGGCTATTGGAATTTCTTTTAGGATATGACTGATGATTTAGAggggatggcctgttaaatagtgTGGACtctaatagattttttttttcttttgtctgAGGTTTTCGCCTGCCCTGATGGAGGTAAACTGGTGCGATTGCCAATTAAATGGAGGATGTTTTCTTTTCCAGATATCATGAAGCTATTGACAAACTGAAAAAGGCCCTCAGGACAGAGTCCAAGAATAAGCCACTTGTAGGGAAAGCGAGACGTCAACTCTGCCACTGTCATCTCAAGGTACCTGCCCTGACGACTCACCTTCTTCAACTGAATTCTGTTGTTCTAACTACCAAGTCACCTTAACAAAGTACCAAGCGTCGACAGTGTATCAATTCCATCAGCTGATTTGGGAAAGCTATAGTTtatgacaatatttttttatatattttgctATGGAATTTGGTAAATAGGGTATAAAactgaaaaatgaaaacatcTAAACCTCGACACCTACTGTACATAATCTTATGTTGAATGAAAACATAGTGTGGCAATGACCATTAATGCTGACAACTATCATCAGAACTATCATGACCACCGTTACCATCAAAAGATCCATTTTTCCTTGCATTTTCTCACAATACAAAGATGGTGCGTCTGCTTCCGGGATCACATAGAATCACCcctttcatcatcatcataaaccACCCCACAACAGACTACGACTAACATCCTAATAACTCTTATCGCCATGTGACTCTTGAATTATGTTTCAGCTTGGTTTTTCACAAGAAGCAATCAAGGAGTGTAACGCTGCCTTGTCCATCGACGAGAATGATGTTGACGCCCTGTGTGACCGGGCCGAGGCGTATATCCTAGAGGAGATGTATAATGAAGGTGGATACTGTAATTGTGAACGAAGCAATAATCACTATCGCAACGCTCATGCCGTTCATTCCATGGCCCTTTAGGGGTGTTTGTAAGGCCTGTCTAAACAGGTTCACGATGTCCAagaaacatttctttcaaACACATACAGTATGTCCGAACCATTTTGGTTTACCCAACAATGTCTCCTTGGCTAGCTAAAGAAGGCTAAATGCGCTTAATGCTATTACTTCTTTTTCTCATCAGCCGTAAATGATTTCCAAAAGGCAAAGAGTATCAATGAACATCTACATAAGGTAGGAATCACTTGCGGAGCAATATAAAAAATCACAGATCTCGCACTTTTTCCTGATGATTGTATTGGGGCCCTGTTGTAGCAAGACGCTCGCTTCCAGTCCTGCGCGCCAAATATTCGAGCTTAATAGGCTTGCTTCCAGTCCTGCGCGCCAAATATTTGAGCTTAATAGGCTCGCTTCCAGCCCTGCGCGTCCGATGCTCTCGGTGTTGCTCACGCACGCTTTGCTCTCTCTCTAGACCGCTCCCGGCTATTGCCAATCACGTTGCAGAAGTCTGATTAAACGTTCTTTTCTAGGTCCAAGAAGGGCTGGATAGAGCACAGCGTCTTTTGAAGCAATCACAAAAGAGAGATTATTATAAGATTCTTGGCTTGAAGAGGTGAGTATGCATTTATGTAGTTCAGCGTTTCTTTCAAGTGTACGGGGAAACATGAATACAGTTAAAGActtgagggggtgggggccaGGGCCGACGCCCCCTTTTTCACACAATCTTCGTTCAATgggtatttttatatttttcctgGGATCACACACGTCaaacttcctttttttctccCGATTCAGAAATTGCAACAAGCGCGAGATCACAAAAGCGTACCGCAAGCTGGCGGTCAAGTGGCATCCGGATAACTATAAAGGCGAGGACAAGAAGAAAGCCGAGAAGATGTTCATCGATATTGCCGCCGCCAAGGAGGTGCTCACCGATCCGGGTAAATAtggataattattataaagcCACTGTGAAAAACAGGGGGCGATTACTCCGACATTGAATGCTTCTGTACAAAGTATCCTCTTCACTCGGCTTTATCAGAGAAGTAAATGAGTAACCGAGTGACAACCAAGATGTTGTTCGATCTGCGTTTTCCATGTTTAGCTACCACCGTGTTCATGTGCACCCCTCCCCAACAAGAGGTCCGTTATCCGCGTCTTACTTGAGCCACTGAAGAGAAACATTTGATCAAAACTCTCACAGCAAAAACATCACTTACACCGTCTCTATTTGACAGAAAAGCACGCCCCTTCCGCCGAAGTATCCCATCTCTCACACTTTGTCTctatttgacagaaaaacgcgTTCCTTCCGCCCGAGTATCCCATCTCTCTTACACCGTCTCTATTTGACAGAAAAGCACGCCCCTTCCGCCCGAGCATCCCATCTCTCACACTTCGTCTccatttgacagaaaaactCGCCCCTTCCGCCCGGGTATCCCATCTCTCACACTTCGACTctatttgacagaaaaacacgccccttccccccaaatATCTCGTCTCTCCAATTCGTCTCTATTTAACAGAAAAACACGCCCCTTCCGCCCGAGTATCCCATCTCTCACACTTCGTCTctatttgacagaaaaactCGCCCCTTCCGCCCGAGTATCCCATCTCTCACACTTCGTCTctatttgacagaaaaactCGCCCCTTCCGCCCGAGTATCCCATCTCTCACACTTCGTCTctatttgacagaaaaacacgCCCCTTCCCCCCAAGTATCCCATCTCTCACACTTCGTCTCTATTTGACAGAGAAACGCGCCAAGTACGACGCCGGCGAAGACCCGCTCGACCCCGAGTCTCAGCAGGGAGGTGGTGGGTGGCCACAAGGGCACGGCTTCCCGTTCGGCAATGGCTTCCAGTTCAAGTTCCACTTCAACTGAACACACTCCGCATCCGTGGAGTACCCCAACACATTCCTAGGTCCCTTTggtttttaaattattgatgCTTCATGAAGACTTGAATCTCGTGTTCTCGCTTACCTGGACATAATAGTTCCACTTCAAATGAACGCATTCCGGGTGTACCACAGGCACAGTCCTAGGTCCATTTGATTCTTAAATTATTGATGTATCGGGAAGATTTGAATATTGTAGTGATGGCGTCGACTTCTCGAATGGCGCGTGGGTTTTTCGCGTCTCCCATTCGGGATATCTTAGGTATGCCTCGTGCGACCGCGTGGGCGTAGCAAGCGGTTTTCGCCGTCACACTGATCCATCTTTTCTCTCAAACCGTATAATGAGGCTTGTAAGAAAGGCCGCTCTGTGACAGATGTGGGCTAAGGAAGGCTACGCTATGACAGATGTGAGCTAAGGAAGGCTGCGCTATGACAGATGTGGGCTAAGGAAGGCTGCGCTGTGACAGATGTGGGCTAAGGAAGGCCGCTCTGTGACAGATGTGGGCTAAGGAAGGCTGCGCTATGACAGATGTGAGCTAAGGAAGGCTGCGCTATGACAGATGTGGGCTAAGGAAGGCTGCGCTATGACAGATGTGGGCTAAGGAAGGCTGCGCTGTGACAGATGTAGGCTTAGGAAGGCCGCTCTGTGACAGATGTGGGCTAAGGAAGGCTGCGCTATGACAGATGTGGGCTAAGAAAGGCCGCTCTGTGACAGATGTGGGCTAAGGAAGGCTGCGCTATGACATATGTGGGCTAAGGAAGGCTGCGCTGTGACAGATGTAGGCTTAGGAAGGCCGCTCTGTGACAGATGTGGGCTAAGGAAGGCCGCTCTGTGACAGATGTGGGCTAAGGAAGGCTGCGCTATGACAGATGTGGGCTAAGGAAGGCCGCTCTGTGACAGATGTGGGCTAAGGAAGGCCGCTCTGTGACAGATGTGGGCTAAGGAAGGCCGCTCTGTGACAGATGTGGGCTAAGGAAGGCCGCTCTGTGACAGATGTGGGCTAAGGAAGGCCGCTCTGTGACAGATGTGGGCTAAGGAAGGCCGCTCTGTGACAGATGTGGGCTAAGGAAGGCCGCTCTGTGACAGATGTGGGCTCAGGAAGGCTGCGCTGTGACAGATGTGGGCTAAGGAAGGCTGCTCTGTGACAGATGTGGGCTAAGGAAGGCCGCTCTGTGACAGATGTGGGCTAAGAAGGCTGCGCTGTGACAGATGTGGGCTAAGGAAGGCCGCTCTGTGACAGATGTGGGCTAAGGAAGGCCGCTCTGTGACAGATGTGGGCTAAGGAAGGCTGCGCTATTACAGATGTGGGCTAAGAAGGCTGCGCTATGACAGATGTGGGCTAAGGAAGGCTGCGCTATGACGGATGTGGGCTAAGGAAGGCCGCTCTGTGACAGATGTGGGCTAAGGAAGGCCGCTCTGTGACAGATGTGGGCTAAGGAAGGCCGCTCTGTGACAGATGTGGGCTCAGGAAGGCTGCGCTGTGACAGATGTGGGCTAAGGAAGGCCGCTCTGTGACAGATGTGGGCTCAGGAAGGCTGCGCTATGACAGATGTGGGCTAAGGAAGGCTGCGCTATGACAGATGTGGGCTAAGGAAGGCTGCGCTGTGACAGATTTGGGCAAAGAACTTTGTACAGATTGGGCGGGATGGCAACAGTAAGACTACATGTAACTCGTGCGCGACCAAATGCGTGATCAGGCCCGTTGCCAGGATTTTACGCGGGGTCTCTTCCGGGCCCGCCTGGTTACGGGCCTGGTGATATCAAAGCACGACAAAGCTGTGATGTTTGCGGCAATTTTATCGCACCCCAAATCCCCGATTGTAAATCGACACAATTATAATATAAAATGTTAACATAATCGGTTTTTTTTCGAGCAGAAAAAGCGgaaaacattaaaataatgttttttgaaaataattttggcGATTTGCTGTAAAAATGCAGTGTCGTGCCACAGAAATACACGCCTGGAACATTGTCGTCCAGTCTTCTTCTCTATCCTTGGGGTTTTCACTTATGCGAAAACGACTAGatttaatttatattttaccTGGGTTGAATTAATATACATtcataaagaaaagaaaatcaatTTATTGCAGTTCCACCTTTACCAGCATGACACGATTTTTTGTGTCGGTTGTATTTATGCTAATGTACAAAATTGATATGTAAGAAAGAAACTATTTTAAAGAATAAACTTTTGACAGACATGCCATctcctttttcttttattttgatggGGAGGGTGCAAGGCCCTGGCAA is a window from the Nematostella vectensis chromosome 9, jaNemVect1.1, whole genome shotgun sequence genome containing:
- the LOC5503853 gene encoding dnaJ homolog subfamily C member 3, encoding MSPISGLISSLFFIIWDFQLLVIECKLSSVEVQQHLDMGKKLLSAGQLTDALSHYHAAVDGDPNNFLPRFQRATVLIALGRSRSAIPDLDKVLELRPEFYQARVQRGNVFLKQGRFDEAHIDYEGVLRYSPENKDALQQLGVIEPIKRTVMEAKYAMDRGNCHSAIEQLTHAIEVAPWDPELRMMRADCYERQGDLIKAISDIKPTTKLINDNTQAFLRMSKLHYEIGELEEALREVRECLKLDQDHKQCHPFYKKMKKLNKQLSAAQDLINKEQYHEAIDKLKKALRTESKNKPLVGKARRQLCHCHLKLGFSQEAIKECNAALSIDENDVDALCDRAEAYILEEMYNEAVNDFQKAKSINEHLHKVQEGLDRAQRLLKQSQKRDYYKILGLKRNCNKREITKAYRKLAVKWHPDNYKGEDKKKAEKMFIDIAAAKEVLTDPEKRAKYDAGEDPLDPESQQGGGGWPQGHGFPFGNGFQFKFHFN